A genomic region of Eucalyptus grandis isolate ANBG69807.140 chromosome 5, ASM1654582v1, whole genome shotgun sequence contains the following coding sequences:
- the LOC120293673 gene encoding ATP-dependent DNA helicase 2 subunit KU80-like, producing MEVGGYEHVAVLQNIKVVDGDHVETLRQIPRGTVPGDFLDAIVVGMDMLIKKYSSTNKGKKRLCLMTNGLSPIKDPYEGSKEDQVNAIAEQMTSHGMKLECVVVRESVVRGENVSVMEENDRILNLFPQKSCAKTIFVESSTSLLGALKTRNISPVTIFRGDLEISPKLNIKVSFMIFMEKEPKQFNDFLHQLCKFCLQNDLRSFCDFLATKGITLISKTEAADRLINRSFYTSSDVTEEEARSFLVRSEPKPE from the exons ATGGAAGTGGGTGGCTATGAACATGTCGCCGTTCTACAAAATATTAAAGTTGTTGATGGAGATCATGTTGAAACTTTGAGGCAAATTCCTCGAGGGACTGTACCTGGTGATT TTCTTGATGCAATTGTGGTTGGGATGGATATGCTGATAAAGAAATATAGTTCGACAAACAAGGGGAAGAAACGACTGTGTCTAATGACTAACGGTTTATCTCCAATCAAGGATCCATACGAGGGAAGTAAAGAAGACCAGGTCAATGCCATTGCCGAGCAAATGACTTCACATGGCATGAAATTGGAATGCGTAGTTGTGAGGGAAAGTGTAGTCCGTGGTGAAAATGTATCTGTGATGGAGGAAAATGATCGGATATTGAATCTGTTTCCACAGAAATCCTGCGCAAAGACCATCTTTGTTGAGAGCTCGACCTCTTTACTAGGTGCACTTAAAACTCGAAATATATCCCCTGTTACAATATTTAGAGGGGATCTTGAAATCAGCCCCAAACTCAATATAAAGGTGAGTTTTATGATCTTTATGGAAAAA GAACCAAAGCAGTTCAATGATTTCTTGCACCAGCTCTGCAAATTCTGCCTGCAAAACGATCTTCGGAGTTTCTGCGATTTCCTTGCCACCAAAGGGATCACGTTGATCTCCAAGACCGAAGCCGCAGACAG GCTCATAAATCGTTCTTTCTACACGAGCAGCGACGTCACAGAGGAAGAGGCTAGAAGCTTTTTGGTGAGAAGCGAGCCGAAGCCAGAATGA
- the LOC104431845 gene encoding F-box protein At3g07870-like — protein sequence MSSIPTPPPPTSSPSPPTTSLLLRDLLCNSERIHHYHHLLLLLPMSSIPPPPPPPPTSSPSPPTMSSLPRDLLCNVLSRLPGISLLRLRPVCREWRNVIDDPGFAAVHATSGIEGPRILLLLRPLPSPAGWTDARLAAPFMMSDELLVTSLPEPVASSWLYGEGVSCHGLLCFDDPRNGGGTHLLNPLTREIALVAGSSVAPREHGYRQRIAFGLDRLTGRYKILRVSLFFGDHAIRGTRAEVLDQGSRSWRDIASVPPRLFLGVPVYAAGSFHFIFVGSGSGNRVIKILSFDLAKEEFVPTPCPEFQNAHLMVLRGALGLVDLSQNESIDVWTMEEEGGGRWTKEYSIPLRVPRVLNTSNRSVEFLGCGGQKMMLRFSGSILSYDPATGEVKYVQRGGASLARAMGSITVSLLSPAKLWNTDKVVLPLTAVMKMSKGGLSLGEKET from the coding sequence atgTCGAGCATCcccactcctcctcctcctacttcatctccatctcctccGACAACGAGCTTGCTCCTTCGCGACCTCCTCTGCAATTCAGAAAGGATACATCActatcatcatcttcttcttcttctaccaATGTCGAGCatcccccctcctcctcctcctcctcctacttcatctccatctcctccGACAATGAGCTCGCTCCCTCGCGACCTCCTCTGCAACGTCCTCTCTCGCCTACCCGGGATATCCCTCCTCAGGCTGAGGCCTGTCTGCCGGGAATGGCGCAACGTCATTGATGACCCGGGCTTTGCCGCAGTGCATGCCACGAGCGGCATCGAGGGCCCCCGGATCCTGCTGCTCCTGCGGCCGCTGCCTAGCCCTGCCGGCTGGACGGATGCCCGGCTCGCAGCCCCGTTCATGATGAGTGATGAGCTCCTAGTGACCTCACTCCCCGAACCAGTCGCGAGCTCGTGGCTCTACGGAGAGGGAGTTTCGTGCCACGGGTTGCTTTGCTTTGACGACCCCCGCAATGGCGGTGGGACCCATCTCCTCAACCCTTTGACACGAGAAATCGCCTTAGTGGCGGGGTCGAGCGTCGCGCCGCGCGAGCATGGTTACCGGCAACGGATCGCCTTCGGGTTGGACCGCCTGACTGGCCGGTACAAGATCCTGCGCGTAAGCTTGTTCTTCGGAGACCACGCGATCCGCGGGACAAGGGCAGAGGTCCTCGATCAGGGCTCGAGGTCGTGGAGGGACATAGCGAGCGTCCCTCCCAGGCTCTTCCTCGGAGTCCCAGTGTACGCTGCTGGAtcgttccacttcattttcGTCGGCAGCGGCTCAGGCAACCGTGTCATAAAGATCTTGTCCTTCGACCTCGCGAAGGAGGAGTTCGTGCCGACTCCATGCCCGGAGTTCCAGAACGCCCACCTGATGGTCCTCCGGGGAGCGCTGGGGCTCGTCGACCTCTCACAGAACGAGAGCATAGACGTGTGGAcgatggaggaggagggcggcggGCGGTGGACAAAGGAGTACAGCATCCCGCTGAGGGTGCCGCGAGTGTTGAATACTAGTAACCGGTCCGTAGAGTTTCTGGGCTGCGGCGGCCAGAAGATGATGCTCAGGTTCTCGGGAAGCATCTTGAGCTACGATCCAGCGACTGGCGAGGTGAAGTATGTGCAGAGAGGTGGCGCATCGCTGGCCAGAGCGATGGGCAGCATCACTGTAAGCTTGCTGTCGCCGGCCAAATTGTGGAATACGGACAAGGTCGTCCTGCCTTTAACCGCGGTTATGAAAATGAGCAAGGGCGGATTGAGTTTAGGCGAAAAAGAGACTTGA